A stretch of Solea senegalensis isolate Sse05_10M unplaced genomic scaffold, IFAPA_SoseM_1 scf7180000014711, whole genome shotgun sequence DNA encodes these proteins:
- the LOC122761450 gene encoding aconitate hydratase, mitochondrial-like isoform X2, which produces MSTTRSSSPTLTLCKKRLNRPLTLSEKIVYGHLDDPHNQDIDRGRTYLRLRPDRVAMQDATAQMAMLQFISSGLPKVAVPSTIHCDHLIEAQIGGEEDLARAKDINHEVYNFLSSAGAKYGVGFWKPGSGIIHQIILENYAYPGVMLIGTDSHTPNGGGLGAICIGVGGADAVDVMAGIPWELKCPKVIGVKLTGTLSGWTSPKDIILKVAGILTVKGGTGAIVEYHGPGVDSISCTGMATICNMGAEIGATTSVFPYNHRMRTYLEKTGRGQIAALADEYSDLLVPDKGCEYDEVIELNLDELKPHINGPFTPDLAHPVSEVGAVAEKNGWPLEVKVGLIGSCTNSSYEDMGRAASVAKQALDKGLKCKAQFTVTPGSEQIRATIERDGYSKILGDVGGVVLANACGPCIGQWDRRDVKKGEKNTIVTSFNRNFTARNDANPATHAFVTSPEIVTAMAIAGTLNFNPETDYLTAPNGEKFKLEPPNGDELPAKDFDPGQDTYQHPPPDGSGVGVDVSPQSNRLQLLEPFDKWSGNDLENMQVLIKVKGKCTTDHISAAGPWLKFRGHLDNISNNMLIGAVNSENDAINKIKNHLTGEYGGVPDVARHYKANSLSWVVVGDDNYGEGSSREHAALEPRHLGGRAIIVKSFARIHETNLKKQGVLPLTFNNPSDYDKIRPDDKISIKGLKTFTPGKPLSAVVKHSDGSEETLQLNHSFNETQIEWFRAGSALNRMKELQH; this is translated from the exons ATGTCAACTACAAGAAGCTCCAGTCCAACGTTGACATTGTGCAAAAAA AGACTCAATCGGCCACTCACCCTGTCAGAGAAGATTGTTTATGGCCACCTCGATGACCCCCACAATCAGGACATTGATCGTGGTCGCACCTACCTGCGGCTGCGTCCCGACCGCGTGGCTATGCAGGACGCCACGGCCCAGATGGCTATGCTGCAGTTCATCAGCAGCGGCCTTCCCAAAGTGGCCGTGCCCTCCACCATCCACTGTGATCATCTGATCGAGGCCCAGATCGGAGGAGAGGAGGATCTGGCCAGGGCAAAG GATATCAACCATGAGGTTTACAACTTCCTGTCCAGCGCTGGTGCAAAATATGGAGTTGGCTTCTGGAAACCAGGCTCCGGGATTATCCATCAG ATCATCCTAGAGAACTACGCCTACCCAGGAGTGATGCTCATCGGCACAGATTCCCACACACCAAACGGAGGGGGGCTTGGTGCCATCTGCATTGGCGTTGGTGGAGCCGATGCTGTGGACGTCATGGCAGGAATTCCATGGGAGCTCAAGTGTCCCAAG GTGATTGGAGTGAAGCTGACAGGCACACTCTCAGGCTGGACATCACCCAAGGACATCATCTTGAAGGTTGCCGGCATCTTGACAGTGAAGGGAGGCACAGGAGCCATCGTAGAATATCATGGACCTGGAGTGGACTCCATTTCATGCACTg GAATGGCCACCATTTGCAACATGGGAGCAGAAATTGGAGCCACAACCTCAGTATTTCCCTACAACCATCGCATGAGGACCTACTTGGAGAAGACTGGCCGTGGAC AGATCGCTGCCCTGGCTGATGAATACTCAGACTTGTTGGTACCAGACAAAGGATGTGAATATGATGAGGTCATCGAGCTCAATCTGGATGAG TTGAAGCCCCACATCAATGGACCTTTCACCCCTGACTTGGCTCACCCAGTGTCTGAAGTAGGCGCTGTTGCAGAGAAGAACGGCTGGCCACTGGAGGTCAAAGTTG GTCTCATCGGCAGCTGTACCAACTCCAGCTACGAGGACATGGGCCGCGCTGCTTCTGTGGCCAAACAGGCTTTGGACAAAGGCCTGAAGTGCAAAGCTCAGTTCACAGTAACCCCCGGCTCAGAGCAGATTCGTGCCACCATTGAGAGAGACGGATAT TCAAAGATTCTTGGAGATGTTGGAGGTGTGGTGCTTGCAAATGCATGTGGGCCCTGCATCGGGCAGTGGGACAG ACGTGATGTGAAAAAGGGAGAGAAGAACACAATCGTCACCTCCTTCAACAGAAACTTCACAGCCAGGAATGATGCCAACCCTGCAACACACGCCTTTGTCACCTCACCCGAG ATTGTCACTGCCATGGCCATCGCTGGCACATTAAATTTCAACCCAGAGACGGACTACCTTACAGCCCCCAACGGTGAGAAATTCAAGCTCGAGCCTCCCAACGGAGATGAACTCCCTGCCAAAGACTTCGACCCAGGCCAGGACACCTACCAGCACCCACCACCCGATGGCTCAGGTGTCGGAGTGGACGTCAGCCCTCAGAGCAACCGGTTACAGCTTCTGGAGCCTTTCGACAAATGGAGCGGCAACGACCTGGAGAACATGCAGGTCCTCATTAAG GTGAAGGGCAAATGCACCACAGACCACATTAGCGCTGCCGGACCGTGGCTGAAGTTCCGTGGTCACCTGGACAACATCTCCAACAACATGCTGATCGGTGCCGTCAACAGCGAGAATGACGCCATCAACAAGATCAAAAACCACCTGACAGGAGAGTACGGAGGAGTTCCTGATGTGGCCCGTCACTACAAG GCCAACAGTTTGTCATGGGTTGTAGTCGGAGACGACAACTACGGTGAAGGCTCCAGCAGGGAGCATGCAGCACTGGAGCCCAGGCACCTGGGAGGAAGAGCCATCATCGTCAAGAGCTTTGCCAGAATTCATG AAACTAACCTGAAGAAGCAGGGTGTGCTCCCACTGACCTTCAACAACCCATCTGACTACGACAAGATCCGCCCTGACGACAAAATCTCCATCAAGGGACTGAAAACCTTCACTCCAGGAAAG cCTTTGAGCGCAGTCGTGAAGCACAGTGACGGCAGCGAGGAGACCCTGCAGCTCAACCACAGCTTCAACGAGACACAGATCGAATGGTTCCGGGCCGGCTCTGCCCTCAACAGGATGAAGGAGCTGCAGcactga
- the LOC122761450 gene encoding aconitate hydratase, mitochondrial-like isoform X1, whose translation MATYCLTVTRLQLALGHGARRLHVAAAYRAKANVSMSRFEPTSYVNYKKLQSNVDIVQKRLNRPLTLSEKIVYGHLDDPHNQDIDRGRTYLRLRPDRVAMQDATAQMAMLQFISSGLPKVAVPSTIHCDHLIEAQIGGEEDLARAKDINHEVYNFLSSAGAKYGVGFWKPGSGIIHQIILENYAYPGVMLIGTDSHTPNGGGLGAICIGVGGADAVDVMAGIPWELKCPKVIGVKLTGTLSGWTSPKDIILKVAGILTVKGGTGAIVEYHGPGVDSISCTGMATICNMGAEIGATTSVFPYNHRMRTYLEKTGRGQIAALADEYSDLLVPDKGCEYDEVIELNLDELKPHINGPFTPDLAHPVSEVGAVAEKNGWPLEVKVGLIGSCTNSSYEDMGRAASVAKQALDKGLKCKAQFTVTPGSEQIRATIERDGYSKILGDVGGVVLANACGPCIGQWDRRDVKKGEKNTIVTSFNRNFTARNDANPATHAFVTSPEIVTAMAIAGTLNFNPETDYLTAPNGEKFKLEPPNGDELPAKDFDPGQDTYQHPPPDGSGVGVDVSPQSNRLQLLEPFDKWSGNDLENMQVLIKVKGKCTTDHISAAGPWLKFRGHLDNISNNMLIGAVNSENDAINKIKNHLTGEYGGVPDVARHYKANSLSWVVVGDDNYGEGSSREHAALEPRHLGGRAIIVKSFARIHETNLKKQGVLPLTFNNPSDYDKIRPDDKISIKGLKTFTPGKPLSAVVKHSDGSEETLQLNHSFNETQIEWFRAGSALNRMKELQH comes from the exons ATGGCAACCTACTGTCTGACTGTCACCAGGCTCCAG CTAGCCCTGGGCCATGGTGCACGGCGCCTGCATGTAGCAGCGGCCTACAGAGCCAAGGCCAATGTGTCTATGAGCCGCTTTGAGCCCACGTCTTATGTCAACTACAAGAAGCTCCAGTCCAACGTTGACATTGTGCAAAAAAG ACTCAATCGGCCACTCACCCTGTCAGAGAAGATTGTTTATGGCCACCTCGATGACCCCCACAATCAGGACATTGATCGTGGTCGCACCTACCTGCGGCTGCGTCCCGACCGCGTGGCTATGCAGGACGCCACGGCCCAGATGGCTATGCTGCAGTTCATCAGCAGCGGCCTTCCCAAAGTGGCCGTGCCCTCCACCATCCACTGTGATCATCTGATCGAGGCCCAGATCGGAGGAGAGGAGGATCTGGCCAGGGCAAAG GATATCAACCATGAGGTTTACAACTTCCTGTCCAGCGCTGGTGCAAAATATGGAGTTGGCTTCTGGAAACCAGGCTCCGGGATTATCCATCAG ATCATCCTAGAGAACTACGCCTACCCAGGAGTGATGCTCATCGGCACAGATTCCCACACACCAAACGGAGGGGGGCTTGGTGCCATCTGCATTGGCGTTGGTGGAGCCGATGCTGTGGACGTCATGGCAGGAATTCCATGGGAGCTCAAGTGTCCCAAG GTGATTGGAGTGAAGCTGACAGGCACACTCTCAGGCTGGACATCACCCAAGGACATCATCTTGAAGGTTGCCGGCATCTTGACAGTGAAGGGAGGCACAGGAGCCATCGTAGAATATCATGGACCTGGAGTGGACTCCATTTCATGCACTg GAATGGCCACCATTTGCAACATGGGAGCAGAAATTGGAGCCACAACCTCAGTATTTCCCTACAACCATCGCATGAGGACCTACTTGGAGAAGACTGGCCGTGGAC AGATCGCTGCCCTGGCTGATGAATACTCAGACTTGTTGGTACCAGACAAAGGATGTGAATATGATGAGGTCATCGAGCTCAATCTGGATGAG TTGAAGCCCCACATCAATGGACCTTTCACCCCTGACTTGGCTCACCCAGTGTCTGAAGTAGGCGCTGTTGCAGAGAAGAACGGCTGGCCACTGGAGGTCAAAGTTG GTCTCATCGGCAGCTGTACCAACTCCAGCTACGAGGACATGGGCCGCGCTGCTTCTGTGGCCAAACAGGCTTTGGACAAAGGCCTGAAGTGCAAAGCTCAGTTCACAGTAACCCCCGGCTCAGAGCAGATTCGTGCCACCATTGAGAGAGACGGATAT TCAAAGATTCTTGGAGATGTTGGAGGTGTGGTGCTTGCAAATGCATGTGGGCCCTGCATCGGGCAGTGGGACAG ACGTGATGTGAAAAAGGGAGAGAAGAACACAATCGTCACCTCCTTCAACAGAAACTTCACAGCCAGGAATGATGCCAACCCTGCAACACACGCCTTTGTCACCTCACCCGAG ATTGTCACTGCCATGGCCATCGCTGGCACATTAAATTTCAACCCAGAGACGGACTACCTTACAGCCCCCAACGGTGAGAAATTCAAGCTCGAGCCTCCCAACGGAGATGAACTCCCTGCCAAAGACTTCGACCCAGGCCAGGACACCTACCAGCACCCACCACCCGATGGCTCAGGTGTCGGAGTGGACGTCAGCCCTCAGAGCAACCGGTTACAGCTTCTGGAGCCTTTCGACAAATGGAGCGGCAACGACCTGGAGAACATGCAGGTCCTCATTAAG GTGAAGGGCAAATGCACCACAGACCACATTAGCGCTGCCGGACCGTGGCTGAAGTTCCGTGGTCACCTGGACAACATCTCCAACAACATGCTGATCGGTGCCGTCAACAGCGAGAATGACGCCATCAACAAGATCAAAAACCACCTGACAGGAGAGTACGGAGGAGTTCCTGATGTGGCCCGTCACTACAAG GCCAACAGTTTGTCATGGGTTGTAGTCGGAGACGACAACTACGGTGAAGGCTCCAGCAGGGAGCATGCAGCACTGGAGCCCAGGCACCTGGGAGGAAGAGCCATCATCGTCAAGAGCTTTGCCAGAATTCATG AAACTAACCTGAAGAAGCAGGGTGTGCTCCCACTGACCTTCAACAACCCATCTGACTACGACAAGATCCGCCCTGACGACAAAATCTCCATCAAGGGACTGAAAACCTTCACTCCAGGAAAG cCTTTGAGCGCAGTCGTGAAGCACAGTGACGGCAGCGAGGAGACCCTGCAGCTCAACCACAGCTTCAACGAGACACAGATCGAATGGTTCCGGGCCGGCTCTGCCCTCAACAGGATGAAGGAGCTGCAGcactga
- the phf5a gene encoding PHD finger-like domain-containing protein 5A codes for MAKHHPDLIFCRKQAGVAIGRLCEKCDGKCVICDSYVRPCTLVRICDECNYGSYQGRCVICGGPGVSDAYYCKECTIQEKDRDGCPKIVNLGSSKTDLFYERKKYGFKKR; via the exons ATGGCTAAACATCATCCAGACTTGATTTTTTGCAGAAAACAAGCCGGTGTTG CTATCGGGAGACTCTGCGAGAAAT GTGATGGAAAGTGTGTCATCTGTGATTCGTATGTGAGGCCGTGCACGCTGGTGCGCATCTGTGACGAGTGTAACTACGGCTCTTACCAGGGACGCTGTGTGATCTGTGGTGGGCCGGGTGTGTCTGACGCCTACTACTGTAAAGAGTGCACCATCCAGGAGAAAGAT AGAGATGGATGTCCGAAGATCGTAAACTTGGGCAGCTCTAAAACAGACCTGTTTTATGAAAGGAAGAAGTATGGCTTCAAGAAGAGGTGA
- the tefa gene encoding TEF transcription factor, PAR bZIP family member a isoform X2, with translation MSTEIPEIFRALLEHPFTVPSFNEDDTDKEKLCLRDDVLLGVSNDMGPSAALTPAIWEKTIPYDGENFHLEYMDLEEFLMENGIATEVDGEALQTSTDDDTVKLKKDKVKTGTRTTVTKPASVSSLALLPIQELDGCDEEVLIIKNASELICDVTAEVSTDNNRATPEPIDPEDVEVDVNYEPDPTDLVLSSVPGGELFNPRKHKFSEEELKPQPMIKKAKKVYVPEEQKDERYWQRRNKNNVAAKRSRDARRLKENQITVRAAFLERENAALRTEVADLRKECGRFKNVVGCYESKFGPLAVPEDQDPTVDFFSE, from the exons atgtctacAGAGATCCCGGAGATTTTCAGAGCTCTTCTTGAGCATCCGTTTACTGTCCCGAGCTTCAACGAGGACG ACACCGACAAGGAAAAGCTATGTCTTAGAGATGATGTTCTACTGGGAGTGAGTAATGATATGGGTCCTTCAGCCGCCCTGACCCCAGCTATCTGGGAGAAGACCATTCCTTACGACGGTGAGAACTTCCACTTGGAGTACATGGACCTGGAGGAGTTCCTCATGGAGAATGGCATCGCCACCGAGGTCGACGGAGAAGCCCTACAGACCAGCACGGATGACGACACCGTGAAGCTGAAGAAAGACAAAGTTAAAACCGGTACACGTACAACGGTCACTAAGCCAGCAAGTGTATCCTCACTGGCCCTGCTTCCCATTCAGGAGTTGGACGGGTGTGACGAGGAAGTGTTGATCATCAAGAATGCATCTGAACTCATCTGTGATGTTACTGCAG AGGTGTccacagacaacaacagagcGACCCCCGAGCCGATTGACCCCGAAGACGTCGAGGTCGACGTCAACTACGAGCCAGATCCCACAGACCTGGTGCTGTCGAGTGTGCCCGGGGGAGAACTGTTCAACCCACGCAAGCACAAATTCTCGGAAGAGGAGCTCAAGCCACAGCCAATGATCAAAAAGGCAAAGAAGGTGTATGTGCCTGAAGAGCAGAAG GATGAAAGGTACTGGCagaggaggaataaaaacaACGTGGCTGCTAAACGCTCACGTGACGCCCGCAGGTTAAAGGAGAATCAGATCACTGTGCGAGCAGCTTTCCTGGAGCGGGAGAACGCAGCGCTGCGGACAGAGGTCGCCGATTTGCGAAAGGAGTGCGGCCGCTTCAAGAATGTCGTGGGTTGCTACGAATCCAAGTTTGGACCACT TGCGGTGCCAGAAGACCAAGACCCaacagttgattttttttccgaataa
- the tefa gene encoding TEF transcription factor, PAR bZIP family member a isoform X1 has product MSGEPIVVTLGTASEAPSSFPVVLKKIMEMPPPNIFDGDDDTDKEKLCLRDDVLLGVSNDMGPSAALTPAIWEKTIPYDGENFHLEYMDLEEFLMENGIATEVDGEALQTSTDDDTVKLKKDKVKTGTRTTVTKPASVSSLALLPIQELDGCDEEVLIIKNASELICDVTAEVSTDNNRATPEPIDPEDVEVDVNYEPDPTDLVLSSVPGGELFNPRKHKFSEEELKPQPMIKKAKKVYVPEEQKDERYWQRRNKNNVAAKRSRDARRLKENQITVRAAFLERENAALRTEVADLRKECGRFKNVVGCYESKFGPLAVPEDQDPTVDFFSE; this is encoded by the exons ATGTCCGGAGAACCGATTGTTGTCACGCTGGGAACAGCCTCCGAGGCTCCGAGTTCTTTCCCAGTGGTTCTGAAGAAAATCATGGAAATGCCTCCGCCGAATATCTTCGATGGAGACGACG ACACCGACAAGGAAAAGCTATGTCTTAGAGATGATGTTCTACTGGGAGTGAGTAATGATATGGGTCCTTCAGCCGCCCTGACCCCAGCTATCTGGGAGAAGACCATTCCTTACGACGGTGAGAACTTCCACTTGGAGTACATGGACCTGGAGGAGTTCCTCATGGAGAATGGCATCGCCACCGAGGTCGACGGAGAAGCCCTACAGACCAGCACGGATGACGACACCGTGAAGCTGAAGAAAGACAAAGTTAAAACCGGTACACGTACAACGGTCACTAAGCCAGCAAGTGTATCCTCACTGGCCCTGCTTCCCATTCAGGAGTTGGACGGGTGTGACGAGGAAGTGTTGATCATCAAGAATGCATCTGAACTCATCTGTGATGTTACTGCAG AGGTGTccacagacaacaacagagcGACCCCCGAGCCGATTGACCCCGAAGACGTCGAGGTCGACGTCAACTACGAGCCAGATCCCACAGACCTGGTGCTGTCGAGTGTGCCCGGGGGAGAACTGTTCAACCCACGCAAGCACAAATTCTCGGAAGAGGAGCTCAAGCCACAGCCAATGATCAAAAAGGCAAAGAAGGTGTATGTGCCTGAAGAGCAGAAG GATGAAAGGTACTGGCagaggaggaataaaaacaACGTGGCTGCTAAACGCTCACGTGACGCCCGCAGGTTAAAGGAGAATCAGATCACTGTGCGAGCAGCTTTCCTGGAGCGGGAGAACGCAGCGCTGCGGACAGAGGTCGCCGATTTGCGAAAGGAGTGCGGCCGCTTCAAGAATGTCGTGGGTTGCTACGAATCCAAGTTTGGACCACT TGCGGTGCCAGAAGACCAAGACCCaacagttgattttttttccgaataa